A window from Chrysemys picta bellii isolate R12L10 chromosome 2, ASM1138683v2, whole genome shotgun sequence encodes these proteins:
- the LOC135981587 gene encoding uncharacterized protein LOC135981587, with protein sequence MQSSPAVMAMQSVNRKRAPAWTDREVLDLIAVWGDESVLSELRSKRRNAKIYEKISKDMAERGYSRDATQCRVKIKELRQGYQKTKEANGRSGSHPQTSRFYEALHSILGAAATTTPPVTVDSEDGILSTAGSSDMLGDGEDEEGDEEGEAVGSSHNADFPDSQDLFITLTEIPYEASPAITPDTESGEGSATPSATVSQPSLESHSQRLARIRRRKKRTREDMFSELMASSQAQAAQQTQWRENLTRMHQANMDREERWRQEDQQATLTLLGLLREQTDTLRRLVDVLQERRQEDRAPLQSISNRPPPPPSPIPTSPKVQRRRGGRVPANSHSTPAESSSSRRLSFPKI encoded by the exons atgcagagctctccagcagtgatggccatgcagtctgtgaatagaaagagagccccagcatggactgatcgtgaagtcttggatctcatcgctgtgtggggcgatgagtccgtgctttccgagctgcgatccaaaagaaggaatgcaaagatctacgagaagatctctaaagacatggcagagagaggatacagccgggatgcaacgcagtgccgcgtgaaaatcaaggagctgagacaaggctaccagaagaccaaagaggcaaacggacgctccggatcccatccccagacatcccgtttctacgaggcactgcattccatcctcggtgctgccgccaccactaccccaccagtgaccgtggactctgaggatgggatactgtccacggccggttcctcagacatgttaggggacggggaagatgaggaaggagatgaggagggcgaggcagttggcagctctcacaacgctgatttccccgacagccaggatctcttcatcacccttacagagatcccctacgaagcgtccccagccattaccccggacacagaatctggtgaaggatcagcca ccccgtctgcgactgtctcacaacctagcctggaatcacactcccagaggctagcgcggattaggcgtaggaagaagaggacacgggaggacatgttctctgagcttatggcctcttcccaagcccaggcagcacagcagacccagtggcgggagaacttgacccgaatgcaccaagccaacatggatcgggaggagaggtggcggcaggaagaccagcaggcgactctaacgctgcttggactactgagggagcaaacggacacactccggcgccttgtggatgttctgcaggaacggaggcaggaggacagagccccgctgcagtccatctctaaccgccctcccccgccaccaagtcccatacccacctcacccaaagtgcaaagaaggagaggcggcagagtccctgctaactctcactccacccctgcagagagctctagtagcagaaggctctcatttcccaaaatttga